CATCAGAGTTTCTCTGTGAGTTGCCCCACCCGGGGGGACTCCCATCCTTCTCCAGTGATGTAAAACACAGCCCAACAGGCTCCTTTGATCAATACCTCCACTCTGCTGTCCTCCATCCCTACTGGTCCTGTGTGTCTTCTGTCCACCCGCAGAGAACCCTTATTCATCCACCGACGTCAGAACGATGCTCCCACGGAAGCCAATCATCACACTCGGAACAGCGAAGACGCCACTCAGCAGTTATCCACAACTTTTCAGCGCACCTTCggcgctcacacacacacacaggatggCAGCGATTGTCAGGATGTAACAGACAACAGTCCTCCaaataataaaacattcagaTACACCCTGGACAGAACTCACAGTTATTtctacaacaaaacaaataagatATCACAATAACACTCATTGACACAGCAGCGTAATACGCAACACCGTTCCATTTACCACAAACATTTAGGACTaagacaagaaaagacaaaaccaacaaTAACTCCTCACAACCGAGACCTCCTAAAATTCTTGGTCAATTCCACCTTTACAACCGAGACCTCCTGACCAAGCGGGGACTCTAACCCTCAAGCGGGGAGGGATAGCCCCCACCCACCCATGGTTTCTCCCACCtatccatggtctcctccagccaCCCATGGTCTCCCCACCACCCACGGTCTCCTGCATCCACTCACAACCTCCCCCAACCACCCATGGTCTcatctcctccccacctctccccctccccagccacctccccttctcctcagcaCTGGGATGCGTGTCCCACCCACCTCCAGCTTACGTCGGTGGCCAAGAGCTCCTTGGcatcatcaatggagaccacagTCACCTCTCCTTGGGAGACGTACCGGTAGTCACAGGGGTTGGTAGTGGTTGGCATCTCTGCCAGGTGGTGGCCCGGGATGGAGACACAGGGTCACCAGAAGGTCCCCAAATTGTCCTCGGTGGTTGGTCCCAGATTGTCCTGGGTGGCCCCAAGAAGGAGCATCCGAGCGTGGGGACAACCTTCCGCCCCCCCATCACCCAGAAGCTCCAGCTTCTTGTTGGAGAGGATCTGGTAGAAGATGTGGCAGTTCCTCTTGGTTTTCAGCTGGAAGATGAGGCGGGACTTCTCCAGAAGgtctggggtggggatggagagaaggTGGGGGGAGGTCGGGGTGGATGGGGCCACAGGGAGATGGGTGGTGGGATGAGGAGGTGGAGAGATGGAGAGTTGAGGAAAtggttggatggagggatgaggagatggagggatgaggagatggttggatgtGGAGATGGGTGGATGAatgaggagatggagggatgaggagatggttggatgaggagatggttagATGAAGGGATAAGGAGATggaaggatgaggagatggttggatggagggatgaggagatggaaggatgaggagatggttggatggagggatgaggagatggaaggatgaggagatggttggatggagggatgaggagatggagggatgaggagatggttggatggagggatggtTGGATGGAAGGTCCAAGAGATGGAGGTGGAGGGTCAGATGGACggtgggatgaggagatggtgatgtttgggtggtgggaggaggagctgaTGGACggtgggatgaggagatggtgatgtttgggtggtgggaggaggagctgatgggtggtgggatgaggagatggtgggTGATGGGTGCTGGGACTCCCCCGAAGAAGGGCTGAAGGTGACCACCTACTCCATAGACGTCACCCCACAGACTCAGCCTTATAGACCCCACCCCATAGACATCGCCCCACAGACCCCACCCCATAGACCTGTGCCCCAGTAGACCCCCACCCCATACACCTCGTCCCATAGACCCCACCCCACAGACcccaccccccggccctgcccaCTCACGCAGCAGGAGGAGTTGTTGTTGGCAACGGTTTTGGCATTGCCGAAGGCCTCCAGGgaagggttggcctggatgatCTGGTCCTCCAGGGTGCCCTGGTGAGGTGGGGGGACAATGGGGCAAGGTGGGGAGCAGTGGGGGTTGGCCATGATGGAGTGGGCATGGCCTGAGGCCCCACCTTGCTGCTATTGGCTGCCTCCTTCTTATGGTAGCCAATGGCGGTGATGCTGGCCAAGTATTGGATGACCCTTTTGGTGTTAACTGTCTTCCCTGCCCCGGATTCTCTGCTTGGGGGGCAAgttggggggcagtggggggtgagGTGGTGGAGAACATCTCAGGGGCTTCCCCgccctacccccacccccccgaggcAGCGACGGGGGGGCAGGGATTACGTGATGAGGATGGATTGGTTCTCACGGTCtggtgggaggagagaggggtcAGGTGGGACAAAGATATGGGGAGAGGTTTGGGGTCTTGGGCTTCTCCACCCCCCAACTGAGCACCAGGTTGGTGGGACGAAGCTATGGGAGATGTTTGGGTTCTTGGGGTCTTGGGTTGGGGTTGTTGCGTTGTTTTGGCATCAAATACCCCCAAATTACCCACCAAATTAGGGTTATTGTGATTTTATTCTGTAGTTTTGGTGTCCAACACCCCCAAATAACCTCCCAAACTGGGTCAACTTATAGTTTTGATGCCAAAGAGCCCAAAATAACCCACCAAATTGCgttgttttgggtggtttttccttattttgttgtcaaacacccccaaaccaccccctaAATTGGGTCATTTGGGCGTTTTTTTGACTGTTTTGACACCTGATAACCCAAACCCACCCCCTAAATTGGGTCATTTTGGGGTTACTTGATTGTTTGGCCCGATTTATGGCCAAGTCGAGGTTGATGGGACCATGATGACCTCATCAAACCCCAATTTTCGGTCATTTTGACCAAATTATGGCCAAGTCGAAgttgatggctgccatgatgaccTCATCAAAGCCCAATTTTgggccatttggggctttttcgaTGGATTTATGGCCAGTTTAGAGGTTCCTGATGGTCCTATGGATCTTTAGGTGCCTCCCCTCACTGTGGGGCGTGCTTGGGCGTCACCTATAGGGCGAGGAGGAGGGTGATGAGGCATTCGGGGGGGGATTTATGGCCAAGTCGAGGTTGGCGGCTGCCACAATGAGCCGTTTTGGCATCTATTCTTGACTAATCAGAGCTTCTTGAGGGGGTCCCCCCCATCTCTAGGATTTTGAGGGATTTCAGTGCCTTTGGGGTGGTCCCAGTGATTTTGGGGGACACCCCATGCTCTTCTTATTTTTGGGCCAGGAAATCCCATTTTTTGGCCAGTAAACCCCATTTTCGGGGGGGAAATGCCAGTTTTCAGCCCAGTAAAGGCCATTTTTGGGGGGCAAAGCCTGTTTTTACCTCACCCACGTCGCGACTGACTGAGAACGACACTTCTCGCCGTGGGCTTTGCCAAAATGACTCCTTCGCCCGTTCCCTAAAGGAAACGGCCACACGCTGCTCTGTAGGAGGGAAGAATCCTCACCAAAGAGCCCCCAAGATACCAAAGCAGGACTCCTTTTGCCTACCTCCACCACAAAGCCGGGTTTGCGCCATTTCCCGCCTTTCAGCCCCATCCGTCCTGttccaaaaatccctcttcccaagggccgccccccccgcccctctcccaCGCATGCGCAGTGCGCACAGCCCCGCgccgcccctcccttcccttcccgcccgCCCGGTTCCAGCCGCAGCGCCCCCGTCACGTGACCCGAGGCCGCGGCCTGGCGGGAAGGGCCAGGGCGAGagatgccgggggggggacagggaaccCCCGCTCTTCTCCTCATCTCCTCAGGCTGCGGGCGGCCggagcccccccttcccctccggaGTGGCCccggccctggggcagcccccgcctccctcctctcctcagggagagtccccagaacccccagcctggccctcggccgcctcctgccaggctgggagtggCGCTtccctcagggagagcccccagattgccccagtcccatctctggtgtggctccgcagcctcctgccaggccagagaagcctttcccttagggatggaagctccctcacccccaaaaccggccctggggtgtccctgcagtctcctgcagggctgggagtggTGTTTCCCTCAGGTACGGATTGCCCAGACTCCTCCAAagccatccccagggtggccccacaacCTCCTGCGAGGTCTggaacagcctttcctttatggAGAGCCCCCAAACCCCCGCAAaagaagggggtgagcaaaacctccaccttggacttctggagggtggactttagcctgttcagaaccctggttgggagggtcccttgggagagaatcctgcagggcaaaggggtccaggagggctggacgctcttcaagaaggaaatcctaaaggcccaggagcaggctgtccccatgaggcacaaaattaaagggcagggaaaatggctggcctggatgagcaaagagcttttgatgggacttagggaaaaaaggaaggtttaccacctttggaaaaagggacaagcaactcaggaggagtacagagatcttgttaggttatacagagaaaaaattaggaaggcaaaagcccagctggaactcaacctggccattaatataagggacaacaaaaaaagtttttataaatatgtcgacaaaaagagagtcagggagaatctccatcccttactggatgcggggaaaacattgcgaccaaggacgaggagaaggctgagatacttaatgccttctttgcctctgtcttcaatagtcggaccagctacccccagcgtgttcagcctcctgggctggaagataaggatggagagcagaacaacccccccataatccaggaggaagtagttaatgatttgcttatgcacctggacacgcataagtccatggggccggatgggattcacccaagggtactcagggagctggtgggagagctcaccaagcctctctccattatctatcaacaatcctggtcaacaggagaggtaccagatgactggagggtggccagtgtgacgcccatctacaagaagggccggaaggaggatccgggaaactataggcctgtcagcctgacctcggtaccgggaaagatcatggagaggatcatcttgagtgagctctcacaacaagtgcagggcagctgagggaccagggccagccagcatgggtttatgaaagggaggtcctgcttaaccaacttggtctctttttatgaccatgtgacccgccttctccatgcggggaaggctgtggacgttgtctacctggatttggtgaggcctttgacaccgtcccccacagcgttctcctggagaagctggcaaatcatggcacagacaaatgtcctcttcactgggtaaaaacctggctggatggccgtgcccagagagttgtgattaatggggtgaaatccagttggtggccggtcaccagtgttgtccctcagggctcagttttggggccagtcttgtttaatatctttattgatgatctggataaggggattgagtgcaccctcagtaagtttgcagatgacatcaaacctggtgggagtgttgatctgcttgagggtcggcaggctctacagagggacctggacaggttggatcattgggccaaggccaatgggatgaggttgaataaggccaagtgccgggtcctgcattttggtcacaacaaccccaggcaatgctacaagctcagggaagagtggctggaaagctgcccagcagaaaaggacctgggggtgttggtggacagccggcttaacatgagccagcagagtgcccaggtggccaagaaggccaatggcatcctggcctgtatcaggaacagcgtggccagcaggagcagggcagtgatggtgcctctgtactgggcactggtgaggcctcacctcgagtgctgtgttcagttctgggcccctcactacaggaaggacattgagctgctggagcatgtccagaggagagccaccaagctggtgaggggtctggagaataagtcatacgaggagaggctgagggaactgggcatgtttagtttggagaagaggaggctgaggggagacctcattgccctctacaactccctgaaaggagggtgtagagaggtgggtgttggcctcttctcccaagggaataatgacaggaccagaggaaatggtctgaagttggggcaggggaggtttatgttagatattgggaagaattactttactgagagagtggtcaggcactggaacagcctgcccagggaggtggtggagtcaccatccctggagggatttaaggaacgtgtagacatggcacttcagggcatgctctagtgcccgagattgttgggttgtgtctgtttgtggatgggtgtggtgtgtgattgtgggtgttttttttgtgtggttttggttttggtgttttttgttctttggtttgttttggtggtggttttttggtgtgggtttttttttttttttgtggttggactcgatgatctcaaaggtcccttccaaccaagaagattctgtgattctgtgtggtgctgttagggagttcagctctggaagggaattgcccagtgcctgtcccgacctgtggtccagggctgccacacagcaggacgatgagctgccagagcactcgggctccatagcaaggcaagggctcagaaggagagcgtgggagtggaaagagcacaagctggaaaagaccaaggttggtgctcgctgacagagctgctgtgctcggactctttcccctccacctctgctcacaggcattgccctgcagctccagagaaagcctgagaggaaggattttgggcaacaggtcgctggatggttctatattttattttaatacaaagagagagcaggtcctcatttatacagtatgtagatttcacagatttggaaaaatgcataattcgaaacagcaaaacaagttggtttttttgatagaaaacattatacaaagtaaaccaaaaaagaaaaaaacaacaaaaaccaaaggcctaaacacagaattaaaactaacataaactacagtacatgagcttgacatataatgagttactttaacagtgatttgtagaagaagacagcttattgtttcagaaaatcatctggtcatcagtttccacactgcacctttgagctccttgttcctcatgctgtagatgagggggttcacagctggaggcaccagtgagtacacaacagccaccataaggtctagaacttgggaggagatagaggggggcttcaggtgggcaaacactgcagtgctgagaaacagggagaccacggccaggtgagggaggcacgtggaaaaggctttgtgccgtccctgctcagaggggatcctcagcacggccctgaagatctgcacataggacaccacaatgaacacaaaacagccaaagcctaaacagacactgactaCAACAAGCCCaaattccctgaggtaggagtgtgagcaggagagcttgaggatctggggcatttcacagaagaactggtccaggacattgccctggcagaggggtagggaaaatgtattggccgtgtgcaggagagcattgagaaacccagtgccccaggcagctgctgccatgtggacacaagctctgctgcccaggagggtcccgtagtgcaggggttggcagatggcaacgtagcggtcgtaggccatgacagtgagaagataaaactctgcggtgataaagaagagaaagaacaagagctgtgcagcacatccccagtaggagatggccctggattcccagaggggaactgcaagagatttggggacagtggtggagatggatcccaggtcaagaacagagaggttgaggaggaagaagtacatgggggtgtggaggcggtggtcacaggcgatggcggtgatgatgagtgcgtttcccaggagggcagccaggtagatgcccaggaagagcccaaagtgcaagagctgcagctcccgtgtgtgtgcgaatgccaggaggaggaactgggtgatggagctgctgttggacatttgcttcctctgcgcactggaacctgtccaaggaagaaaaggcagtgacaagttaccgtggacgtctcagagcaaaacctactccagttctcatggaaccccatggagctgtgtgatggagctgctgttggacatttgctgcctctgggcatggagacccctgcaaggaggaaaagtcattgacaagttatgggagacttttagcagcaaaaccaaagccttttcctacagacccttccctgctacacgccttacccccagtattccttttctaggagaccttccctcagctccatggctgaagctctgctaccgtgctggttgaacgtgccatgaggagctgggcctctgcccactggtgccgaggagtcagccctgctctgcagcagagagttcacgggtacgctggaagcaggggccagtcctggtggttgactttgtcagataaaaccatgcccaatgcacaagggtgtgccagtacctgcactccctcttcaaaggagtgagggaggcagaggccaactgagagcttttttgaaaagaaaattccctccgtcccatttgaggactgttttgggatgtcagaaaccctcagtattcctgctgcactcagggagagcagagtgaatcctgcaaggcaagaggattgcctgtggcttagtacagagcgaggggagctgggctgtccctcagcccctgacacactgggcttgtgcctttctgagatggagggcgatcacacgccctcaatgtttccctgaaacgtcagcagaacctgctgagagcagagggatccactgcagacaactaaatgtctcgccctttctcaacgtctcagcaaccacttccagcccaggacacacagggctcatttcaccaacccaacagcatttccttggtcatagcgtctctgcgcttctccatggggctttcaggtaacacaaagatgctatgggacagatttgcatcctggagggcagctcacagcttggaaggacacctcaaggagatacatcagttttttcatgatgttatctcacgaagggaaaaccagctgattccccagccccacaggctgcattgtccacagccgcacaggcgagaggaaagctgggacccttgttcccatggacacacctgcatgggaggacgcacaagatcaacgtgtgactctgcagctgaaactcccatccccagagagcctgagagtgagaacaagaaaagagcagcaataacacagacaagtggagaaacaagggaaactgcagcgagggtctggctgaaggaggccagggcagaggcagccgggcgctcgggacagcatcacccgtacccagccgtgcctgtcacctcccagacaccgacactgccgggcagtcgctctcagccccgctgctccgcagggagaacagggcacgtggctggagagctgcaccacggctctgctggagctccggctgcagaggaggtggttcatgccttggaccccacagccctgagggcagaggctttggtgggagaggaggcacgggggggcttgctcaggggaaggggtctgcattggag
This is a stretch of genomic DNA from Numenius arquata chromosome 30, bNumArq3.hap1.1, whole genome shotgun sequence. It encodes these proteins:
- the LOC141476353 gene encoding LOW QUALITY PROTEIN: myosin-6-like (The sequence of the model RefSeq protein was modified relative to this genomic sequence to represent the inferred CDS: inserted 1 base in 1 codon) encodes the protein MAQTRLCGGDRENQSILITRESGAGKTVNTKRVIQYLASITAIGYHKKEAANSSKGTLEDQIIQANPSLEAFGNAKTVANNNSSXLREWAGPGGGVYLLEKSRLIFQLKTKRNCHIFYQILSNKKLELLEMPTTTNPCDYRYVSQGEVTVVSIDDAKELLATDVSWSVMIGFRGSIVLTSVDE